A single region of the Nicotiana sylvestris chromosome 6, ASM39365v2, whole genome shotgun sequence genome encodes:
- the LOC138871301 gene encoding uncharacterized protein, whose translation MVAAWGYTSDEDLEDEAEEEQALMAIGESDDEQEVLELDNSVLELRSENLKLKLGTKKKKADHTYLTLEENLEKMKDELIKVLKEDLGKVKHELDRTCKWNKASDALSWLQEHHSSNKRGLGYGTQTPKWDSRIKYLTLPEKKIYTHCGKAGHYKNECNAKEKASQKNKVFVQEKNKLPGWLQVKGRSQIWYMDSGYSKHMTGNKDQFLSLEGLKRGNVSFGNGKKCEIIGVGKVVKTDSHSIENVYLIDGLKYSLISVSQLCDRGNLVAFTSTKCFVINLTTDKLFCMEKELTIFTL comes from the exons atggttgctgcttggggataCACTTCAGATGAAGATTTGGAAGATGAAGCTGAAGAAGAGCAAGCATTgatggccatcggagaatcagatgatgaacaagag gttcttgaacttgataacagtgtcctagaacttaggtctgaaaacttaaaactgaaactaggaacaaaaaagaagaaagctgatcacacatatctcactctagaagaaaacttggaaaaaatgaaagatgaaCTCATCAAAGTCTTGAAGGAAGATCTAGGAAAGgtgaaacatgaactagacagaacttgcaagtggaacaaggcttctgatgcactctctTGGCTGCAAGagcatcacagtagcaacaaaagaggacttggctatgggactcaAACTCCAAAATGGGACTCTAGAatcaagtacctcactcttcctgaaaaaAAAATCTACACACACTGTGGTAAGgctggccattacaaaaatgaatgtaatgcaaaagaaaaggccagtcaaaagaacaaagtctttgttcaagagaaaaacaagctaCCTGGGTGG ctCCAAGTGAAAGGGAGAAGCCAAATATGGTATATGGATAGTGGctactcaaaacatatgactgggaacaaggaccagttcctttcacttgagggcTTAAaaagaggtaatgtctcctttggtaATGGAAAGAaatgtgagatcattggggttggaaaggtagtcAAAACAGATTCTCATTCCATAGAGAATGTCTacctgatagatggcttgaaatatagcctaataagtgtgtcacaattgtgtgacagaggtaatctTGTAGCttttacctctaccaaatgctttgtgattaaccttaccactgacaaaTTGTTTTGCatggaaaaagagttaacaatatttacattgtag